CAGTCAGCCTGCCCGACTGTCCTGTACCTCCCTCTGGATGGCAGCGGtggcagagtagagagagaaaccgaTGAAGTGTGGAAGTCATGCTGGTGGCTGGTAGCGGAGtccagtagagagtagagagagacaggacggtGCTGTAGGACATGCTGGTGGCTGGTAGCGGAGtccagtagagagtagagagagacaggacggtGCTGTAGGACATGCTGGTGGCTGGTAGCGGAGtccagtagagagtagagagagacaggacggtGCTGTAGGACATGCTGGTGGCTGGTAGCGGAGtccagtagagagtagagagagacaggacggtGCTGTAGGACATGCTGGTGGCTGGTAGCGGAGtccagtagagagtagagagagacaggacggtGCTGTAGGACATGCTGGTGGCTGGTAGCGGAGtccagtagagagtagagagagacaggacggtGCTGTAGGACATGCTGGTGGCTGGTAGCGGAGtccagtagagagtagagagagacaggacggtGCTGTAGGACATGCTGGTGGCTGGTAGCGGAGtccagtagagagtagagagagacaggacggtGCTGTAGGACATGCTGGTGGCTGGTAGCGGAGtccagtagagagtagagagagacaggacggtGCTGTAGGACATGCTGGTGGCTGGTAGCGGAGtccagtagagagtagagagtgacAGGACGGTGCTGTAGGACATGCTGGTGGCTGGTAGCGGAGtccagtagagagtagagagagacaggacggtGCTGTAGGACATGCTGGTGGCTGGTAGCGGAGtccagtagagagtagagagagacaggacggtGCTGTAGAACATGCTGGTGGCTGGTAGTGGAGtccagtagagagtagagagagacgaCTGTTGCAGCACAGAGTGTGTGTAGTCGCCgcggatgcagtgtgtgtgtagtcggggcggATGCATAGTGCGCGTAGTTGGGGCGGCCTTCTGACACTGAGGAAGTGAAAGACTCTCGGCCTCCGAGCCAAAACGAGCTACACCCCAGATAGCAGAGCTGCTCAGCGGCTTCACTGGCAGGGTGCTCACAATATGCTCAAAGTCCAACCTTCTCCTCCTGACCGACACCATTACAGCTGTTAGTCGGAGGCACGCCGCTTTTTCATCGTCAAACACTGTGTCCTCTGTTCCCTTTTCTTAAATATCATTATATTTACACAATATCATTATATACATTATACTATCATTATATTCCTGTGGTGCAGAAATGATCTGATAGTTCCAAACTCAATCGAATACTTTTTGAAGTTTATTCAAGTAGTTTATTAAAGTAGTTTCCtcaagtagtacactatatttgCTATTTGCGAAACACCTATTAacagtaatacatacattgta
This portion of the Salmo trutta unplaced genomic scaffold, fSalTru1.1, whole genome shotgun sequence genome encodes:
- the LOC115188460 gene encoding mucin-12-like: MVSVRRRRLDFEHIVSTLPVKPLSSSAIWGVARFGSEAESLSLPQCQKAAPTTRTMHPPRLHTHCIRGDYTHSVLQQSSLSTLYWTPLPATSMFYSTVLSLSTLYWTPLPATSMSYSTVLSLSTLYWTPLPATSMSYSTVLSLSTLYWTPLPATSMSYSTVLSLSTLYWTPLPATSMSYSTVLSLSTLYWTPLPATSMSYSTVLSLSTLYWTPLPATSMSYSTVLSLSTLYWTPLPATSMSYSTVLSLSTLYWTPLPATSMSYSTVLSLSTLYWTPLPATSMSYSTVLSLSTLYWTPLPATSMSYSTVLSLSTLYWTPLPATSMSYSTVLSLSTLYWTPLPATSMTSTLHRFLSLLCHRCHPEGGTGQSGRLTVWRKYSRTSTTRTKNTFYLTAVFNTLTFMTVVVL